A window of Candidatus Acidiferrales bacterium contains these coding sequences:
- a CDS encoding CpsB/CapC family capsule biosynthesis tyrosine phosphatase: MVDIHSHILPGLDDGSPTLEASVEMLERAAADGITHMVGTPHANPHYEFQPEVNRELLAQLRERAPRNLQVFGGCDFHLSFENLSLLRQQPRDFTINQRNYLLVEFSDFGLVPNLLQILHEVMLAHLVPVVTHPERNALLCRDAALLERMVELGTCAQVTAQSLTGHFGRHAKRCAWEWLERGLVHFVASDSHNLTSRPPLLSPAYKLVAKRLGEAVAGALFHNNPLAAIEGRPLPYLPEPLPRRRKKFLRFI; the protein is encoded by the coding sequence ATGGTGGACATTCACAGCCACATTCTGCCCGGGCTGGATGATGGCTCGCCGACGCTCGAGGCTTCCGTTGAAATGCTCGAACGGGCTGCGGCCGACGGGATCACCCACATGGTCGGCACCCCGCACGCCAATCCCCACTACGAATTTCAACCCGAGGTCAACCGCGAGCTGCTGGCTCAGCTTCGCGAGCGGGCGCCCAGGAACCTCCAAGTTTTTGGCGGCTGCGATTTTCACCTGAGCTTTGAAAACCTCTCGTTGCTCCGGCAGCAGCCCCGGGATTTCACCATCAACCAGCGAAATTATCTCCTCGTCGAGTTTTCCGATTTCGGGTTGGTGCCAAATCTTTTGCAGATTCTCCATGAGGTGATGCTGGCGCATCTAGTGCCGGTGGTGACCCACCCGGAGCGCAATGCCCTTCTCTGCCGCGATGCGGCCTTGCTGGAGAGGATGGTGGAGCTCGGCACCTGCGCGCAGGTGACTGCCCAATCGCTTACGGGCCATTTTGGACGGCACGCGAAACGCTGTGCGTGGGAATGGCTCGAGCGCGGCTTGGTTCATTTTGTAGCGAGTGATTCCCACAACCTCACGTCGCGCCCGCCGTTGCTCTCTCCCGCGTATAAGCTGGTTGCCAAGCGCCTCGGTGAGGCCGTGGCCGGTGCCCTCTTTCACAATAATCCCTTGGCCGCGATTGAAGGCCGGCCCCTGCCCTATCTCCCCGAGCCCCTGCCACGGCGACGGAAGAAGTTTCTTCGGTTTATTTAG
- a CDS encoding Gfo/Idh/MocA family oxidoreductase, which yields MRVAIIGAGLQGRRRAPVLTDFSDTKLTMVTAARLETAQLLAEKMNCEAGQGWETAVRRDDIDAVVVCTPPDSHARISIAAMEHGKHVLCEKPLARTVDEAEAMLRTARASPVRLKCGFNHRHHPAIQRARKLMQEGAIGAPLFLRSRYGICGRPGYEQEWRADTRVVSGGQLMEQGIHVIDLFRWFVGDIQEVSAFTATSHWQMQPLEDNAFVLLRAATGVMASLHSSLTQWKNLFSFEVFGEDGYLIVEGLGGGYGTETLRRGKRAFGEPFQDEVVEFRGGDVSWHEEWKEFAAAIRDGREPLGNGVDGLEALKVVFAAYESAKRREVVSCQEIGRQAKDVLQAQSARSAE from the coding sequence ATGAGAGTCGCCATCATTGGGGCTGGCCTGCAGGGTAGGCGGCGAGCGCCGGTTCTCACGGACTTCAGCGACACAAAGTTGACCATGGTCACCGCGGCTCGCTTGGAAACCGCGCAATTGCTGGCTGAGAAGATGAATTGCGAGGCGGGCCAGGGCTGGGAGACCGCTGTCAGGCGTGACGACATTGACGCGGTGGTCGTTTGCACCCCGCCTGATTCCCATGCCCGCATCAGCATCGCAGCCATGGAGCATGGCAAACACGTCCTGTGCGAGAAACCGCTGGCGCGAACGGTGGACGAGGCGGAGGCGATGCTCCGTACGGCCCGCGCGTCGCCGGTCAGGTTGAAGTGCGGCTTCAACCACCGGCATCATCCCGCCATCCAACGGGCGAGAAAGCTCATGCAAGAAGGCGCCATCGGCGCCCCGCTCTTCCTTCGTTCTCGCTACGGGATCTGTGGCCGGCCAGGATACGAGCAGGAGTGGCGAGCCGATACGCGGGTCGTGAGCGGCGGGCAATTGATGGAGCAGGGAATCCACGTGATCGACCTCTTTCGCTGGTTTGTGGGCGACATCCAGGAAGTGTCCGCTTTCACCGCCACCTCCCATTGGCAAATGCAACCCCTTGAAGACAACGCCTTTGTCCTCTTGCGCGCCGCCACCGGCGTGATGGCTTCGCTCCACTCCAGCCTGACTCAGTGGAAGAACCTCTTCTCTTTCGAAGTGTTTGGAGAGGACGGCTATCTTATCGTCGAAGGCCTGGGCGGCGGATATGGAACAGAGACTCTCCGACGCGGCAAACGCGCATTCGGCGAGCCGTTTCAGGATGAGGTCGTCGAGTTCCGCGGCGGCGATGTTTCCTGGCATGAGGAGTGGAAGGAGTTTGCGGCCGCCATCCGCGATGGACGGGAGCCATTGGGCAACGGTGTCGATGGGCTCGAAGCCCTTAAGGTCGTTTTCGCCGCCTATGAGTCAGCCAAGCGGCGGGAGGTCGTCTCATGCCAAGAAATCGGGCGGCAAGCCAAAGACGTCTTACAAGCGCAGAGCGCCCGGAGCGCCGAATAA
- a CDS encoding GGDEF domain-containing protein: MATEPENPFRWVFPTSATGKEPRASPPEAGSPSASAAAISPDLTGEVVYDPLTGLLSRRLFEDLLERELARHRRYGTSLALVVMFFRDLRAVNEARGRSEGDRLLGEAAAALTSWMRQSDLAFRISGDEIALITPEVKSSRLAGLEARLRARLKEAFASEPEFFAGLQLGSASGPSEGTSAGELLALARGRLSSATFVPAGHPLAASPEEGVRLRVVSVSDNRQHQRISLVDARAYVVVVEGHVRVARVLDLSYGGLKLQFERETDLPEQFQVELHVPVLPQMRVRLRRAYRSVSGDRSMIVGCAFA, from the coding sequence ATGGCAACCGAACCGGAAAATCCCTTTCGTTGGGTCTTCCCAACCTCGGCTACCGGGAAAGAGCCCCGCGCGTCTCCCCCGGAAGCCGGGTCGCCTTCCGCCAGCGCTGCTGCCATCAGCCCCGACCTCACCGGTGAGGTCGTCTATGATCCCCTCACCGGACTGCTTTCCCGGCGGCTGTTTGAGGACCTTCTGGAACGGGAGTTGGCGCGCCACCGTCGCTACGGCACGAGCCTGGCATTGGTCGTGATGTTTTTCCGTGACCTCCGCGCCGTCAACGAAGCGCGCGGTCGCAGCGAGGGCGATCGGTTGCTGGGGGAAGCGGCGGCGGCTTTGACTTCCTGGATGCGCCAGTCGGATCTTGCCTTCCGCATCAGCGGAGATGAAATTGCTCTCATCACACCCGAGGTCAAAAGCAGCCGGCTGGCCGGCCTGGAGGCGCGCCTGCGTGCTCGCCTGAAGGAGGCGTTCGCGAGCGAGCCCGAATTCTTCGCTGGCCTGCAGCTTGGCTCGGCCAGCGGCCCGTCCGAAGGCACGAGCGCTGGCGAGCTTCTTGCCCTGGCTCGCGGGCGCCTCTCTTCCGCGACTTTCGTTCCTGCCGGTCACCCTTTGGCCGCGTCTCCCGAGGAAGGCGTCCGCCTGCGGGTGGTCAGTGTCTCGGACAATCGGCAGCATCAACGCATCTCGCTTGTGGACGCCCGCGCCTATGTTGTGGTCGTGGAAGGCCACGTGCGGGTCGCTCGCGTGCTGGACTTGAGTTATGGCGGTCTGAAACTGCAATTCGAGCGTGAAACGGACTTGCCCGAACAGTTTCAGGTCGAATTGCATGTTCCGGTCCTTCCCCAGATGCGGGTTCGTCTCCGTCGAGCTTACCGCTCGGTTTCGGGCGACCGGTCGATGATCGTCGGCTGCGCGTTTGCCTGA
- a CDS encoding AI-2E family transporter has translation MDRPRSNPSVRIIAVGMILMFCYYASSVILTLLVSILAAFVLDPVVNLMERGRMPRALSALLVLLAAMLILSLLGYLFVDRVDQFAGDWPRYSRLLKTAVQTVQDRIDQLESRFREIVPRGRTRVREVAIAEPVSLSRFLLRGIGSIYGVLLTVAFMPFLVFFMLASKRSLWHHTMELFPLERRHRAKQTLDDLSKMLRGYVMGNLIVMFVLIAATFVFFWLIDLEYPFLAAIVSGIVNLIPYLGVPLALFPPFLLGAARYTSAGPFVGIALVLIAFHVVAVNLLVPKLVGPRVRLNALAVTVALMFWGWLWGAVGLVLAIPIAAGIKVVCDHVDGWEPVGRWLGPT, from the coding sequence ATGGACCGACCTCGCTCCAATCCCAGTGTCCGCATCATTGCTGTCGGCATGATTCTGATGTTCTGCTACTACGCGAGCTCGGTGATCCTCACCCTGCTGGTGTCGATCCTCGCCGCCTTCGTCCTCGATCCGGTGGTCAATTTGATGGAGAGGGGGCGCATGCCGCGGGCACTTTCTGCCTTGCTGGTTCTGCTGGCAGCCATGCTGATCCTTTCCTTGCTTGGCTATCTGTTTGTGGATCGTGTGGACCAGTTCGCCGGTGACTGGCCGCGATACTCGCGCCTTCTGAAGACGGCCGTCCAGACCGTTCAGGACAGAATTGATCAGCTCGAAAGTCGTTTCCGGGAGATTGTGCCGCGCGGGCGCACCCGCGTCCGCGAAGTGGCTATCGCCGAACCGGTTTCCCTGAGCCGGTTCCTGCTGCGAGGCATAGGCTCCATCTACGGCGTACTCCTCACCGTCGCCTTTATGCCCTTTTTGGTGTTTTTCATGCTTGCCTCGAAGCGTTCGCTCTGGCATCACACCATGGAATTGTTTCCTCTCGAACGGCGCCACCGCGCCAAACAGACGCTGGACGATCTTTCCAAAATGCTGCGCGGCTATGTGATGGGCAACCTCATCGTCATGTTCGTGCTCATTGCGGCGACCTTTGTGTTTTTCTGGCTGATTGATCTGGAATATCCCTTTCTGGCAGCGATCGTCTCCGGTATCGTCAACCTCATTCCTTATCTGGGCGTGCCGCTGGCGCTTTTTCCGCCCTTTCTCCTCGGCGCCGCCAGGTACACCTCGGCTGGCCCGTTCGTCGGGATCGCCCTCGTGCTGATTGCCTTTCATGTGGTGGCGGTGAACCTGCTCGTGCCGAAATTGGTGGGGCCGCGGGTGCGACTGAACGCGCTCGCCGTCACGGTGGCGCTGATGTTCTGGGGCTGGCTGTGGGGCGCTGTGGGCCTGGTCCTGGCCATTCCGATAGCTGCCGGCATCAAAGTCGTTTGCGACCATGTGGACGGCTGGGAACCGGTCGGCCGCTGGCTCGGGCCAACCTAA
- a CDS encoding GDP-mannose 4,6-dehydratase, translating into MPRNRAASQRRLTSAERPERRIKCLVTGSGGFIGSHLVAYLVGRGFRVWGMTRRTGAAPAAFHRDFQSVLCGITDRKRLERIVADIQPEKVFHLAAQSYPMKSWQDAEETLKVNLFGALYLLEAIRKAQLDPVILMLGSSAEYAPPGKDDGRIGEDHEINPLSPYGVSKAAADLLARLYFRACRMKIVRVRPFAVIGPGKEWDACSDFARQISAVDRAVGGELSVGNLNAVRDFLDVGDAVRALDLLAEKGRPGDVYNIAAGQGVSLQHVLTRLISLSGKKISVRVDPDRLRPVDQQAIVGDNRKLRRLGWEPAIPLDETLRGILQFWDSRAKAASA; encoded by the coding sequence ATGCCAAGAAATCGGGCGGCAAGCCAAAGACGTCTTACAAGCGCAGAGCGCCCGGAGCGCCGAATAAAGTGCCTGGTTACCGGCTCGGGCGGATTTATTGGATCCCACCTGGTGGCATACCTGGTCGGGCGGGGCTTTCGCGTATGGGGCATGACGCGGCGAACCGGCGCCGCCCCGGCCGCGTTCCACCGAGACTTTCAATCAGTTCTCTGCGGTATCACCGACCGCAAACGGCTGGAAAGAATCGTGGCGGACATCCAACCGGAAAAAGTCTTCCACCTGGCTGCACAGAGTTACCCGATGAAATCCTGGCAGGATGCTGAAGAGACCCTGAAGGTGAACCTCTTCGGTGCTCTCTACCTGCTGGAAGCAATCCGCAAGGCGCAACTGGATCCGGTGATCTTGATGCTGGGCTCAAGCGCTGAGTACGCACCCCCCGGAAAAGACGACGGGAGGATTGGCGAGGATCACGAAATCAATCCTCTCAGCCCTTACGGTGTCAGCAAAGCGGCCGCGGACCTGCTGGCTCGTCTTTATTTCCGTGCCTGCCGGATGAAAATTGTGCGCGTGCGACCCTTTGCCGTTATCGGCCCGGGGAAAGAGTGGGACGCCTGCTCCGATTTCGCTCGTCAAATCAGCGCCGTCGATCGAGCGGTGGGCGGCGAGTTGTCGGTTGGAAATCTGAATGCCGTGCGCGATTTTCTTGACGTGGGCGATGCCGTCCGGGCGCTGGACTTACTCGCCGAGAAGGGCCGCCCCGGAGACGTCTATAACATTGCTGCCGGTCAGGGCGTGAGTCTCCAGCACGTCTTGACGCGACTCATCTCCCTCTCCGGAAAAAAGATCAGCGTGCGGGTGGATCCAGACCGATTGCGGCCGGTGGATCAACAGGCGATTGTCGGAGACAACCGCAAGCTTCGCCGCCTCGGCTGGGAGCCTGCCATTCCCCTCGACGAGACTTTGCGTGGCATTCTTCAATTTTGGGACAGTCGGGCCAAAGCCGCTTCTGCGTAG
- a CDS encoding ribonuclease HII — translation MGRLCSRRYERIAYREGWLRVAGVDEVGRGSLFGPLFAAAVILSPKRRIHGIDDSKKLPPERREILAERIKEHALAWAFAEVAAAQIDAWNVYQATKQAMVEAIEQLQLPPDYLLLDGMGLEVATEQKVLIKGDNRSASIAAASILAKVARDARLREWDRIYPQYGLGRNKGYATPEHLQALRRYGPSPLHRLSFAPVRESVSWGARAEQTALGLAATGSCGTSSI, via the coding sequence ATGGGGCGACTTTGTAGCCGCAGGTACGAGCGCATCGCCTACCGAGAGGGATGGTTGCGCGTGGCTGGCGTGGACGAGGTGGGCCGCGGCTCACTCTTCGGTCCGCTGTTTGCTGCTGCCGTCATTCTTTCCCCCAAGCGCCGCATCCACGGAATTGATGATTCGAAAAAGTTGCCGCCGGAGCGGCGAGAGATTCTGGCCGAGCGCATCAAAGAGCACGCCCTGGCCTGGGCGTTTGCGGAAGTGGCGGCGGCGCAGATTGACGCCTGGAACGTCTATCAAGCCACCAAGCAAGCCATGGTGGAGGCGATCGAGCAACTTCAACTCCCGCCGGACTATCTTCTGCTGGACGGGATGGGGCTCGAAGTAGCCACCGAGCAGAAAGTTTTGATCAAGGGCGACAACCGTTCGGCTTCGATTGCGGCGGCGTCGATTCTGGCCAAGGTTGCGCGGGACGCAAGGTTGCGCGAGTGGGATCGAATCTACCCACAATATGGCCTGGGCAGAAACAAGGGCTACGCGACGCCCGAGCACCTTCAGGCGCTCCGCCGGTATGGGCCGTCGCCGCTGCACCGGCTGTCCTTTGCCCCGGTGCGAGAATCGGTCAGTTGGGGAGCCAGGGCAGAACAAACTGCCCTGGGCTTGGCAGCGACGGGAAGTTGTGGTACTAGTTCCATCTGA
- a CDS encoding thiamine phosphate synthase, whose protein sequence is MNRAPKPLLCYITDRKQLPGGDPLPVIRAAVAAGVDFIQIREKDLATRPLLELARAAVAMARPDGIGASRSATRVLVNDRLDVALAAGADGVHLGTESVAVGVVREQYPDLLIGASSHNLEEITRAAKEGANFAVFGPVFETASKLGYGPAVGLDALREAVKAVKIPVLALGGVTVENAKSCLDAGAAGIAAISLFQTAGLLAPLVEELGRLR, encoded by the coding sequence TTGAATCGCGCACCTAAGCCGTTGCTCTGCTACATCACCGATCGGAAACAGCTCCCGGGCGGCGACCCGCTGCCGGTTATTCGGGCTGCGGTTGCCGCTGGTGTTGATTTCATTCAAATTCGGGAGAAGGATTTGGCCACCCGGCCGCTTCTGGAATTGGCGCGGGCAGCGGTCGCGATGGCCCGCCCCGATGGAATCGGGGCGAGCCGAAGTGCCACGCGGGTCCTGGTTAACGACCGGCTGGATGTGGCGCTCGCCGCCGGCGCGGACGGCGTCCATCTGGGAACAGAATCGGTTGCCGTGGGCGTGGTGCGGGAACAGTATCCTGATCTGCTGATCGGCGCCTCCAGCCACAATTTGGAAGAGATCACCCGCGCGGCCAAGGAAGGGGCGAATTTTGCCGTCTTTGGACCAGTGTTTGAGACAGCATCCAAGCTGGGTTATGGCCCGGCGGTAGGACTCGACGCTCTCCGAGAAGCTGTCAAGGCCGTAAAGATTCCCGTGCTTGCTCTGGGTGGGGTTACTGTTGAAAATGCGAAGTCATGCCTGGATGCCGGCGCTGCCGGCATTGCGGCCATTTCGTTGTTTCAGACTGCCGGCTTATTGGCCCCGCTGGTGGAAGAACTTGGCCGGCTGCGGTAG
- the rsmD gene encoding 16S rRNA (guanine(966)-N(2))-methyltransferase RsmD encodes MRIIAGTLRGRRLRTLPGLDLRPTSDRLRETLFDVLASRVNHCAFLDCYAGSGAVGLEAGSRGARRVVFVESNRRAAALIRQNALSLRLLLDWEVRRMPVLRALAQLERAGEKFEICFLDPPYRHSEECLSALARLSRSKLLERQGILVVEHSQRMALPESVGKLVRFRQLCQGDSVLSFYARQQTGDATELPGVLHNDNNRP; translated from the coding sequence ATGCGCATCATTGCCGGCACATTGCGCGGGCGACGCCTTCGGACTCTGCCAGGGCTGGATTTGCGGCCGACGAGCGATCGGCTGCGAGAAACGTTGTTTGACGTCCTGGCGAGCCGGGTGAACCACTGCGCGTTTCTTGATTGCTACGCCGGTAGCGGCGCGGTAGGACTGGAGGCGGGCAGCCGGGGCGCTCGCCGCGTCGTCTTTGTCGAGTCCAACCGCCGGGCCGCCGCCCTGATTCGCCAGAACGCTCTTTCTCTCCGCCTGCTCCTCGATTGGGAGGTTCGGAGGATGCCGGTGCTTCGGGCACTGGCCCAGCTCGAACGTGCCGGCGAAAAATTTGAAATCTGTTTTCTTGACCCGCCCTACCGCCATAGCGAGGAGTGTTTGAGCGCCCTGGCGCGCCTCTCCCGCTCGAAGCTTCTCGAACGCCAGGGGATCCTCGTCGTTGAGCACAGCCAGCGTATGGCGCTGCCGGAGTCGGTGGGCAAACTCGTCCGCTTCCGGCAACTTTGCCAGGGAGATTCCGTGCTCTCTTTTTATGCGCGCCAGCAAACGGGCGATGCTACCGAACTGCCCGGAGTTCTCCATAACGACAACAACCGACCTTGA
- a CDS encoding tetratricopeptide repeat protein — translation MAFNKAKSVDAAEKYLAQGKIGQAIEQYQNIFKHDPRDLSLLNTIGDLFIRLGQTSDAISHFHRLAEAYVSEGFLMRGIAIYKKMAKLDASQVAILEKLAELYAVQGLMSEARSHFLQLAEYYIKSNQVDKAVGIFRKMLAQEPDNATVQMRLAELCERIGKTSDAVEAYLRAAERLAQKQDHKESLRLADKILGLDGNHVRARVVKARSLVATGQASSAISLLEPLAETDDSCAMLLVESYLSGGQLPQARAWGERIFDSKPDRYELLFAIACHHEESGDAGQALELLGRISSAMIEHDETEKLVSRVESLAEREDVAIAALELLKKIFEQTGEHFRVPDILDRIADAWGKRNEHAKAREILEELVRLEPDNPHHVGRLNQLLILMGDRPHPVTPPAQPAGMEEESFTLADQRPAEGQGVESKAEDELDAGTLKRLTSALTDADLMSSYGRPQKAIEILQSALELVPNHPAALEKLLDLYLGAGDWPRVAEYADKLSGIYAERGATRQAERFLELANRYHKQPAAPPSEPLIGLPEAELAPMVEEEVAEPARPEGTGSRPDESEVALIEAQPGQDGAEALHEIDLSEEWEKIVGTTGMPPPGSPGLNTAEVCEEVEFYIREGLVDEALAVIDKLAEQFPRERMLSELREKALAAKASGAVESPEETLITRLEPEETAILFDFEDIASGTVELQQAGTARAEPPAAPPPPKTTPEAIGPRVSALAAQEAEQAEAAEAPTSPRPVAEEITATEFRQVGTPEPVFADSVAAEPVPAETEAPAVKKSKAAEPFMTEPGAEAPEEPEWTPPEPGLVGATESAPAEPEPEPTEEEPVEVAAALPFEESGLAPSLEAAEESSEEPRTAGEVETLELVLEASPATGPVASVPTAAEYDGNQFLADLAAEFEILPESAEPPTTPQSGTVELSAATGVEQLSEVLEEFRHELGETDEVEDAETHYNLGIAYKEMGLLEEAISEFQKAFKNINRGQSGASRMECCVQLAVCFMDKAMPQIAIKWYLKGLESPGLEPESVLALRYDLGVAYELSGDMNRALESYQEVYAMNIDYRDVADRISALSRPRA, via the coding sequence ATGGCTTTCAACAAGGCCAAGTCTGTGGACGCAGCCGAAAAGTATCTGGCTCAGGGCAAGATTGGCCAAGCGATCGAGCAGTACCAGAACATTTTCAAACACGATCCCCGCGATCTCAGCCTTTTGAACACGATCGGCGATCTGTTCATCCGCCTCGGCCAGACAAGCGACGCCATCAGCCACTTCCACCGGTTAGCCGAAGCCTACGTCTCCGAAGGGTTCCTGATGCGCGGTATCGCCATCTACAAAAAGATGGCGAAGCTGGATGCGAGTCAGGTTGCCATCCTGGAGAAGCTGGCTGAACTGTACGCCGTGCAGGGGCTGATGAGTGAGGCGCGGTCGCACTTCCTGCAACTGGCGGAATACTATATTAAAAGCAATCAAGTGGACAAGGCAGTCGGCATCTTCCGGAAGATGCTGGCGCAAGAGCCGGACAACGCAACCGTGCAAATGCGGCTGGCCGAGCTTTGCGAGCGCATCGGCAAAACCAGCGACGCCGTCGAAGCCTATCTCCGCGCCGCCGAAAGATTAGCCCAGAAGCAGGATCACAAAGAATCTCTCCGCCTGGCGGACAAGATTCTTGGTTTGGACGGCAATCACGTCCGGGCACGGGTGGTCAAAGCCCGCTCGCTGGTGGCCACCGGCCAGGCATCGAGCGCCATCAGCCTGCTCGAGCCGCTCGCCGAAACCGACGATTCCTGCGCCATGCTCCTGGTCGAGAGCTACCTCTCCGGCGGGCAGCTTCCCCAAGCCCGCGCTTGGGGAGAGCGCATTTTCGACTCCAAGCCTGACCGCTACGAACTGCTTTTTGCGATCGCCTGCCATCACGAGGAAAGCGGCGACGCCGGGCAGGCGCTGGAGCTGCTCGGCCGGATCTCCAGTGCGATGATCGAGCATGACGAAACGGAAAAGCTCGTCAGCCGGGTGGAAAGCCTCGCCGAAAGAGAGGACGTTGCCATTGCGGCCCTCGAACTCCTCAAGAAGATTTTCGAGCAAACCGGAGAGCACTTCCGCGTACCTGATATTCTGGACCGCATCGCCGATGCCTGGGGAAAGAGGAACGAACACGCCAAGGCCCGCGAGATCCTTGAGGAACTTGTCCGGCTCGAGCCGGACAATCCGCATCATGTGGGTCGGCTGAATCAACTTCTCATCCTGATGGGCGACCGGCCCCACCCGGTTACGCCCCCGGCGCAACCGGCCGGTATGGAAGAAGAATCGTTCACCCTGGCCGACCAGCGGCCCGCGGAAGGCCAAGGAGTCGAGAGCAAAGCGGAGGATGAACTGGACGCGGGCACGCTCAAACGCCTGACCAGCGCCTTGACCGATGCGGACTTGATGTCCAGCTATGGCCGACCCCAAAAAGCCATTGAGATTCTGCAAAGCGCTCTCGAACTGGTGCCCAACCATCCCGCGGCGTTGGAAAAATTGCTCGACCTCTATCTCGGGGCCGGTGACTGGCCCCGCGTGGCCGAATATGCTGACAAGCTCTCAGGCATCTATGCCGAGCGAGGCGCCACGCGCCAAGCGGAGCGTTTTCTCGAGCTAGCCAACCGCTATCACAAGCAACCAGCAGCCCCACCTTCTGAACCGCTCATCGGGCTTCCGGAGGCAGAGCTGGCCCCAATGGTCGAAGAAGAAGTAGCCGAGCCCGCTCGCCCAGAGGGGACCGGGAGTCGCCCGGACGAAAGCGAGGTCGCGCTCATCGAAGCTCAGCCTGGACAGGATGGGGCTGAGGCCCTTCACGAAATTGATTTGTCCGAGGAGTGGGAAAAGATCGTCGGCACCACTGGGATGCCGCCTCCCGGGTCGCCTGGCCTCAATACCGCCGAGGTCTGCGAAGAAGTCGAGTTTTATATCCGCGAAGGACTGGTGGACGAAGCCCTGGCCGTGATTGACAAGCTGGCCGAACAGTTTCCCCGTGAGCGAATGTTGTCCGAACTGCGCGAAAAAGCACTGGCGGCAAAGGCATCGGGGGCGGTTGAGTCTCCAGAAGAAACCTTGATCACTCGCCTCGAGCCGGAAGAAACCGCCATCCTGTTTGATTTCGAGGACATCGCAAGCGGCACGGTGGAACTCCAACAAGCCGGGACTGCCCGTGCCGAGCCACCGGCCGCTCCTCCGCCGCCCAAGACGACGCCAGAAGCGATCGGACCTCGGGTTTCAGCGCTTGCCGCCCAAGAAGCCGAACAGGCTGAAGCCGCCGAAGCGCCCACCTCCCCTCGACCCGTCGCGGAGGAGATCACTGCAACCGAGTTCCGACAAGTCGGGACCCCCGAACCAGTTTTTGCCGACAGTGTTGCGGCTGAACCAGTGCCCGCGGAAACAGAAGCCCCGGCAGTCAAAAAATCAAAAGCGGCTGAGCCATTTATGACCGAACCCGGTGCCGAGGCGCCGGAAGAGCCAGAATGGACGCCGCCAGAGCCCGGACTTGTCGGGGCAACCGAATCGGCACCGGCTGAGCCGGAACCGGAACCAACCGAGGAGGAGCCTGTCGAAGTCGCCGCCGCGCTCCCGTTCGAAGAATCAGGGCTGGCGCCATCGCTCGAAGCGGCCGAGGAATCCAGCGAGGAGCCCCGAACGGCCGGAGAGGTTGAAACCCTCGAGCTGGTTTTGGAAGCCTCACCAGCAACGGGGCCGGTGGCGTCTGTGCCGACTGCCGCAGAATACGATGGCAATCAGTTTCTCGCCGACCTTGCTGCTGAATTCGAGATTCTGCCTGAGTCAGCCGAGCCGCCCACCACCCCGCAGAGCGGGACGGTAGAGCTTTCCGCCGCCACCGGGGTCGAGCAGCTAAGCGAAGTGCTCGAAGAATTCCGCCACGAACTGGGTGAGACCGATGAGGTCGAGGATGCCGAGACGCACTACAACCTCGGCATCGCTTACAAGGAGATGGGCCTGCTCGAAGAGGCCATCAGCGAATTTCAAAAAGCCTTCAAGAATATCAATCGCGGTCAGTCCGGCGCCTCCCGGATGGAGTGTTGCGTGCAGCTCGCCGTCTGCTTCATGGACAAGGCTATGCCGCAAATTGCCATCAAGTGGTATCTTAAGGGGCTGGAAAGTCCGGGGCTGGAACCGGAATCGGTTCTGGCGCTCCGGTACGATCTGGGCGTGGCCTACGAGCTATCGGGAGACATGAACCGGGCGCTCGAGTCTTACCAGGAAGTCTACGCCATGAACATTGACTACCGCGACGTGGCGGATCGGATCAGCGCTCTTAGCCGCCCCCGCGCCTGA